In the Topomyia yanbarensis strain Yona2022 chromosome 3, ASM3024719v1, whole genome shotgun sequence genome, one interval contains:
- the LOC131691341 gene encoding suppressor of cytokine signaling 6, whose amino-acid sequence MEEQKQSENMYRFKWFMSLSRKKSTRLDGSKDNIGCSDKMENSNGVFFTLRKRFQKKLTSIKVKAYEPDLSAGTVSGNSILESGRFTTNSSGSFGCNDFARIVIERHTQNPIRFSSPNANMSVIPSGDIPTNPSPMLRSVTVSVSRPDTACDTVTSLDTMMEEIRVELLKYGWYWGKLTRAAAQRRLARQDNGTFLVRDSETEKYQFTVSFRSSGITLHCRIDYKDSYWSFSGLTNPTQCETMIDLIEDTMKKSEFGMIGFVKQTSSLTPPFPVRLTKPINRFYEVSSLQHLCRFIIRQRIDTHNIHSLPLPSKLKDYIAEHFYDL is encoded by the exons ATGGAAGAACAGAAACAAAGTGAGAACATGTACCGATTCAAGTGGTTCATGTCGTTATCGAGAAAAAAGTCGACTAGATTAGATGGATCTAAAGATAATATCGGATGTTCAGATAAAATGGAAAACAGTAACGGAGTATTTTTTACCCTGCGTAAACGATTTCAGAAAAAACTTACATCTATTAAAGTTAAAGCATATGAACCTGACCTAAGTGCGGGTACAGTTAGCGGTAATAGCATTTTGGAAAGTGGTCGATTCACAACCAACTCCTCGGGATCATTTGGTTGCAATGACTTTGCACGTATTGTCATCGAAAGACACACACAAAACCCTATTCGATTCTCCTCCCCGAATGCTAACATGTCTGTGATACCAAGCGGAGATATCCCGACAAATCCCTCGCCTATGTTACGATCTGTTACGGTATCAGTTTCCAGACCGGATACAGCTTGTGATACTGTCACTAGTTTAGATACAATGATGGAAGAGATAAGAGTTGAACTGCTCAAATATGGATGGTACTGGGGAAAATTGACACGTGCAGCGGCGCAAAGACGTCTTGCCAGACAGGACAACGGGACTTTTCTTGTACGAGACTCGGAAACAGAAAAATATCAATTTACCGTCAGTTTCCGAAGCTCAGGTATCACTCTGCACTGTAGGATTGATTATAAAGATAGTTACTG GTCTTTTTCAGGTCTAACAAATCCGACTCAATGCGAAACAATGATCGACTTGATTGAAGATACTATGAAGAAATCCGAGTTTGGAATGATCGGATTCGTGAAGCAAACATCCTCGCTTACTCCACCTTTTCCGGTTCGTCTGACGAAACCCATCAATCGCTTCTATGAGGTGTCCTCGTTACAGCATCTGTGTCGATTCATCATTCGACAACGAATTGATACGCATAATATTCACAGTTTGCCTCTGCCAAGCAAGTTAAAGGACTACATTGCGGAACACTTTTATGACTTGTAG